The Geomonas ferrireducens genome includes a window with the following:
- a CDS encoding ABC transporter ATP-binding protein — MLKVENISVNYGAIKALQNVSFQINQGEIVALIGANGAGKTTILNTISNIVPSVAGKITYLDKEITKLPPHEIVKLGISQVPEGRRVFAKMSVLENLEMGAYTRSDNEVASDMEKIFQRFPRLNERKKQPAKTLSGGEQQMLAMGRALMSRPKLLLLDEPSMGLAPMLVEQIFQIIQEINASGTTILLVEQNANMALSIAHRAYVLETGEVVLQGDAKELASNPEVRKAYLGE; from the coding sequence ATGCTTAAGGTAGAGAACATCAGCGTGAATTACGGCGCCATCAAGGCGCTGCAAAATGTTTCCTTCCAGATCAACCAGGGCGAGATCGTCGCGCTTATCGGTGCCAACGGCGCGGGCAAGACGACCATCCTGAACACCATCTCCAACATCGTTCCGTCGGTGGCTGGGAAGATCACCTATCTCGATAAGGAGATCACCAAGCTTCCGCCGCACGAGATTGTGAAACTCGGCATCTCGCAGGTACCTGAGGGACGCCGCGTCTTCGCCAAGATGAGCGTGCTCGAGAACCTCGAGATGGGCGCTTACACGAGAAGCGACAACGAGGTCGCCTCTGACATGGAGAAGATCTTCCAGCGTTTCCCGCGTTTGAACGAGCGTAAGAAGCAGCCGGCTAAGACGCTTTCCGGCGGCGAGCAGCAGATGCTGGCCATGGGCAGGGCGCTCATGTCCCGCCCGAAACTGCTCCTTCTCGACGAGCCCTCCATGGGTCTCGCGCCGATGCTCGTCGAGCAGATCTTCCAGATCATCCAGGAGATCAACGCGAGCGGCACTACCATCCTCCTGGTCGAGCAGAACGCCAATATGGCACTCTCCATCGCCCACCGCGCTTACGTCCTCGAGACCGGCGAGGTGGTGCTGCAGGGTGACGCCAAGGAACTCGCGTCCAACCCCGAAGTGAGAAAGGCTTACCTGGGAGAGTAG
- a CDS encoding DMT family transporter, with amino-acid sequence MSPSATTKPWINPYLAILVGVFAVSFSSILVRVCTAPPLVIAAYRLIFTFCFLAPFTLWGGAPALRGMSARQISLSAGSGVFLALHFVTWFISLKYTSIASSVVLVTTQPLFVVFGSWIFFRESVPRKALYGCFLAFVGSVVIGATDFQIGRQAFIGDLLALFAAVMVSGYLLIGRRLRHGVPLTGYTFVTYGASALTLSGAAVVGGVAFYPYPAQDWLIFVALALVCTILGHTVFNWVLRYVQASVVSVSILGEPLGAILWAAVFLGENPTPRQAVGGSIIFAGLYLFTRVTAGHSSPRPLGEG; translated from the coding sequence GTGTCACCATCCGCCACAACCAAGCCTTGGATCAACCCCTACCTGGCCATCCTGGTAGGGGTTTTTGCTGTCTCCTTCTCCTCCATCCTGGTGAGGGTCTGCACGGCTCCCCCCCTGGTGATAGCGGCCTACCGGCTCATCTTCACCTTCTGCTTCCTTGCGCCCTTCACCCTGTGGGGCGGCGCGCCGGCCCTGCGCGGCATGTCCGCGCGCCAGATCAGTCTTTCGGCCGGGAGCGGCGTTTTTCTCGCACTGCACTTCGTCACCTGGTTCATCTCGCTCAAGTACACCTCCATCGCCAGTTCCGTGGTGCTAGTGACCACGCAGCCGCTCTTCGTCGTGTTCGGCTCCTGGATCTTCTTCCGGGAGAGCGTGCCTCGCAAGGCGCTTTACGGCTGCTTTCTCGCTTTCGTGGGGAGCGTGGTCATCGGCGCCACCGATTTCCAGATCGGGCGGCAGGCGTTCATCGGAGATCTGCTCGCGCTGTTCGCTGCGGTCATGGTGTCCGGTTACCTGTTGATCGGTCGCAGGCTGCGTCACGGCGTACCGCTTACCGGATACACCTTCGTGACCTACGGCGCGAGCGCGCTCACCCTGAGCGGTGCGGCGGTTGTCGGCGGTGTCGCTTTCTATCCTTATCCCGCGCAAGACTGGCTCATCTTCGTGGCGCTGGCGCTGGTCTGCACCATCCTCGGGCACACCGTTTTCAACTGGGTGCTTCGCTATGTGCAGGCCTCGGTGGTCTCGGTGAGCATCCTTGGGGAGCCGTTAGGAGCGATCCTTTGGGCCGCCGTATTCCTGGGTGAGAACCCGACGCCGCGCCAGGCCGTGGGCGGATCGATCATCTTTGCCGGGCTGTACCTTTTCACCAGGGTGACGGCAGGTCACTCATCCCCTCGCCCTTTGGGAGAGGGGTAG
- a CDS encoding YbaK/EbsC family protein, translating into MDTNLSASAKRVQDALNSFGVDCRVKELGESTRTAVDAANAVGCEVGQIVKSLVFRGKESGKAVFVVASGANMVNEKALAVLIGEKIERATPDFVREQTGYAIGGVSPVGHPTPLTTFIDEDLLGYQELWAAAGTPNAVFALTPEQLCHITSGQVAHVKK; encoded by the coding sequence ATGGATACCAATCTGAGTGCGAGCGCGAAGAGGGTGCAGGATGCGCTCAACAGCTTCGGCGTGGACTGCCGTGTCAAGGAACTGGGCGAGAGCACCCGCACCGCGGTTGATGCGGCAAACGCCGTCGGCTGCGAGGTGGGGCAGATCGTGAAGTCGCTTGTTTTCCGCGGCAAGGAAAGCGGCAAGGCCGTCTTCGTGGTGGCCAGCGGCGCCAACATGGTGAACGAGAAGGCGCTCGCGGTACTGATCGGGGAAAAGATCGAACGGGCTACGCCGGACTTCGTGCGCGAGCAGACCGGTTACGCCATCGGCGGCGTCTCGCCGGTTGGTCATCCGACGCCGCTTACCACCTTCATCGACGAAGATCTGCTCGGTTATCAGGAGCTTTGGGCTGCAGCCGGGACTCCTAATGCGGTCTTTGCACTGACTCCGGAGCAACTCTGCCACATCACCTCCGGCCAGGTTGCCCACGTGAAAAAATAG
- a CDS encoding sodium-dependent transporter — MQNVTVTKARDSFTTGLGVIAATLGSAVGLGNIWKFPALTGLNGGAAFIIVYLLSTLMAGLVVMVAELMLGRRSKSDALTTFKVLHPKNESWALIGAAGVLSAFLILAFYTEVAGWVFAYIFKAASGAVLSSDPKVTSAGFEKLITDPVQSVFWQCLVLVFVGAIIVAGVSKGIEKTTKRLMPVLFLILVMIGVRSLMLPGAAAGLEFLFRPDFSKVTGGVVLTAMGLAFFKLSVGMGTMITYGSYFRDDQNIPMTALRVMLADLTVSILAGIAIFPAVFTYGFKPEAGPSLLFITIPAVFSQMPFGNVFVVLFFVLGAIAATGAMLSILEVPVAYLHQRFGVSRFNSTAITVILLALIGSTAALSNSTMANFKFFGMTMFDFYDFLTSNVLMPVGGLFICIFVGWVWGEEKVRAALSNDGQLHNGPIISIFLFLVKYVAPITITVILLRGLKII, encoded by the coding sequence ATGCAAAACGTAACAGTAACGAAGGCACGGGACAGTTTTACCACCGGTTTGGGTGTAATCGCCGCAACGCTCGGCTCCGCGGTGGGGTTGGGGAACATCTGGAAGTTCCCTGCGCTGACCGGCCTTAACGGCGGGGCTGCGTTCATCATCGTCTATCTTCTCTCGACCCTCATGGCGGGCCTCGTGGTCATGGTAGCCGAGCTCATGCTGGGGCGCCGTTCCAAGTCTGACGCGCTCACCACCTTCAAGGTGCTGCATCCCAAGAACGAATCGTGGGCGCTCATCGGCGCTGCGGGTGTCCTCTCCGCCTTCCTGATCCTTGCCTTCTACACCGAGGTGGCGGGGTGGGTTTTCGCCTATATATTCAAGGCGGCCTCCGGGGCTGTGCTCTCGTCCGATCCCAAGGTGACCTCTGCCGGGTTTGAGAAACTGATCACCGACCCGGTGCAGTCGGTCTTCTGGCAGTGCCTGGTGCTGGTCTTCGTCGGCGCCATCATCGTTGCCGGAGTTTCCAAGGGGATCGAGAAGACCACGAAGCGCCTCATGCCGGTGCTCTTCCTCATCCTGGTGATGATTGGTGTCAGAAGCCTCATGCTCCCTGGTGCCGCCGCCGGCCTCGAGTTCCTGTTCCGCCCCGATTTCTCCAAGGTAACCGGCGGCGTCGTCTTGACCGCGATGGGCCTTGCCTTCTTCAAGCTCTCCGTCGGCATGGGGACCATGATTACCTACGGCAGCTATTTCCGTGACGACCAGAACATTCCGATGACCGCGCTACGCGTCATGCTTGCCGACCTGACCGTTTCCATCCTGGCGGGCATCGCGATCTTCCCGGCCGTCTTCACCTACGGCTTCAAGCCGGAGGCTGGTCCGTCGCTGCTCTTCATCACCATCCCGGCGGTCTTCTCGCAGATGCCCTTCGGTAACGTCTTCGTGGTGCTCTTCTTCGTCCTGGGCGCCATCGCCGCCACCGGCGCCATGCTCTCGATCCTCGAGGTACCGGTTGCGTACCTGCACCAGCGTTTCGGCGTGTCCCGCTTCAACTCGACGGCAATCACCGTCATCCTGCTGGCTCTGATCGGTTCCACCGCAGCGCTTTCCAACAGCACCATGGCGAACTTCAAGTTCTTCGGCATGACCATGTTCGACTTCTACGACTTCCTCACTTCGAACGTCCTTATGCCGGTCGGCGGTCTCTTCATCTGCATCTTTGTCGGCTGGGTCTGGGGTGAGGAGAAGGTGAGGGCGGCGCTTTCCAACGACGGGCAACTGCATAACGGGCCGATCATCAGCATCTTCCTGTTCCTTGTGAAATACGTGGCGCCGATTACCATTACCGTCATTCTGCTGCGCGGCTTGAAGATCATCTAA
- the rarD gene encoding EamA family transporter RarD — translation MSDKTEHTELTAAQKSRQGVIYGLAAYLCWGFFPVYFKSVKVVPPLEMVSHRIVWSLAFLLLLITWKGAWPGTIAVLKRPKSLVVLTITTILIATNWLVFIYAISIGEVLQSSLGYFINPLVNVLLGFLFLHERLERPQWISLGLATTGVLYLAIQHGAIPWLSLLLALSFGLYGLIRKMLHVEPLVGLTVETLLLMPVALFYLVHLNQKGTGIFLTHGSTLDILIPMSGVVTAIPLLLFAAAGKKLRLATIGFLQYITPTMHFLLAITLFGETFTHTHLISFMFIWAGLVLYSVHAYRTVRG, via the coding sequence ATGAGCGATAAAACCGAACATACCGAGCTCACTGCTGCACAAAAAAGCCGCCAGGGCGTTATCTACGGCCTGGCGGCTTATCTTTGCTGGGGCTTCTTCCCGGTCTACTTCAAATCAGTCAAGGTCGTCCCCCCCCTGGAGATGGTCTCGCACCGGATCGTCTGGTCGCTCGCCTTTTTGCTGCTGCTCATCACCTGGAAGGGCGCCTGGCCCGGCACCATAGCGGTGCTCAAGCGCCCCAAGTCGCTGGTCGTCCTTACCATCACCACGATCCTCATCGCCACCAACTGGCTGGTCTTCATCTACGCCATCAGCATCGGCGAGGTGCTGCAGTCGAGCCTCGGCTATTTCATCAACCCGCTGGTGAACGTACTGCTCGGTTTTCTGTTCCTGCACGAGCGGCTTGAGCGCCCGCAATGGATCAGCCTCGGCCTTGCCACCACCGGTGTCTTGTACCTGGCCATCCAGCACGGGGCCATTCCCTGGCTCTCCCTGCTGCTTGCGCTCTCCTTCGGTCTCTACGGGCTGATCCGGAAAATGCTGCACGTCGAGCCGCTGGTCGGGCTCACCGTGGAGACGCTGCTTCTCATGCCGGTTGCGCTCTTCTACCTGGTGCATTTGAACCAGAAGGGAACCGGCATCTTCCTAACCCATGGATCCACTCTGGACATCCTGATCCCGATGTCCGGTGTGGTAACCGCCATCCCCTTGCTGCTTTTTGCCGCGGCCGGAAAGAAGCTGCGTCTGGCAACGATCGGTTTCCTGCAGTACATCACACCCACGATGCACTTCCTGCTCGCCATAACCCTCTTCGGCGAGACGTTCACCCACACCCACCTGATCAGCTTCATGTTCATCTGGGCAGGCCTTGTGCTCTACTCGGTGCATGCGTACCGTACTGTCAGGGGCTGA
- a CDS encoding sigma-54 interaction domain-containing protein, whose amino-acid sequence MTEAVTGSVTALDLEEMARQMLAFQDLTRELDAIIDSSSDGLWICDADAVVIRINPASERINNIQASEVVGKNMRDLLDQGFIDRSAALEALTTGKVVSQLQNRQGRKLISTGTPVLDGNGRVIRVVVSERDVTEIDNLQRELEEQEALRDQFRSHMLEMQQADLASRSVIARSPLMVNALKQALKVSAVNSTVLILGESGVGKGLIAELIHKNSSRADKPLIEINCGAIPESLIESELFGYEKGAFTGAQTAGKPGYLELADGGILFLDEIAELPQAAQVKLLRFLENGRVVRLGGTKARTLDVRILAATHRNLDQMVKDGTFRLDLYYRLNVIPIHVPALRERRDCILPLVRHYIDLFGARDSIRKRLTRAASDALLAYDYPGNVRQLMNICERLVVMTETDLIDVKDLPAEIAVGGNQPTMGGGVWHDEVTLQETLDKVEKAVLVKALETHGNQVRMAEALGVNQSTIARKLKKHGIA is encoded by the coding sequence ATGACTGAAGCAGTAACTGGATCTGTCACGGCACTCGATCTGGAAGAGATGGCGCGACAGATGCTCGCGTTCCAGGATCTCACTCGGGAACTGGACGCGATCATCGACTCCTCCTCGGACGGACTATGGATTTGCGACGCGGATGCCGTGGTAATCCGCATCAACCCGGCGTCCGAGCGCATCAACAATATCCAGGCTTCGGAGGTCGTCGGAAAGAACATGCGCGACCTGCTGGATCAGGGCTTTATTGACCGTTCGGCGGCGCTGGAGGCACTGACTACCGGCAAGGTGGTGAGCCAGCTGCAAAACCGCCAGGGGCGCAAGCTCATCTCGACCGGCACCCCGGTCTTGGACGGCAATGGCCGGGTCATACGGGTCGTGGTAAGTGAGCGTGACGTCACTGAGATTGACAACCTGCAGCGTGAACTCGAGGAGCAGGAGGCGCTGCGCGACCAGTTCCGCAGCCACATGCTCGAGATGCAGCAGGCGGATCTCGCCTCACGGAGCGTCATCGCGCGCAGCCCGCTCATGGTGAACGCGCTGAAGCAGGCGCTCAAGGTGAGTGCGGTCAATTCCACCGTTCTCATCCTCGGTGAGTCGGGCGTAGGCAAGGGGCTCATCGCCGAACTGATACACAAGAATTCCAGCCGCGCGGACAAGCCGCTCATCGAGATCAACTGCGGCGCAATCCCGGAATCCCTCATAGAATCGGAACTGTTCGGCTACGAGAAGGGGGCTTTCACCGGCGCTCAGACCGCCGGGAAGCCGGGGTATCTTGAGCTTGCCGATGGGGGGATACTCTTCCTCGACGAGATCGCCGAACTGCCGCAGGCGGCACAGGTGAAGCTTCTTCGCTTCCTGGAGAACGGCCGCGTGGTGAGGCTTGGCGGCACCAAGGCGAGGACGCTGGACGTCAGGATCCTCGCGGCAACGCACCGCAACCTCGATCAGATGGTCAAGGACGGCACCTTCCGCCTCGACCTTTACTACCGTTTGAACGTGATCCCGATCCACGTGCCCGCTCTTCGGGAGAGGCGGGACTGCATACTTCCGCTCGTTCGGCATTACATAGATCTTTTCGGCGCCCGCGATTCGATCCGCAAGCGTCTTACCCGCGCCGCCTCCGACGCGCTTCTTGCCTATGATTACCCCGGCAACGTTCGGCAGTTGATGAACATCTGCGAGCGTCTCGTCGTCATGACGGAAACGGATCTCATCGACGTGAAGGATCTGCCTGCCGAAATCGCCGTAGGAGGCAACCAACCGACGATGGGAGGGGGCGTCTGGCACGACGAGGTGACACTGCAGGAAACGCTGGACAAGGTGGAGAAGGCGGTTCTCGTAAAGGCGCTGGAGACGCACGGTAACCAAGTACGCATGGCCGAGGCACTCGGGGTGAACCAGTCGACCATCGCCAGGAAGTTGAAAAAGCACGGGATCGCATAG
- the pruA gene encoding L-glutamate gamma-semialdehyde dehydrogenase, with the protein MNNTELNNKVIARGKEFFSTISGEKPSLFNKGAWMGKVMDWSMQNETFKIQMFRFVDVFPSLTTGKLLTDHIREYFGEEKDMPPVLSTGAKVAGMLGSFGGAMLNKFLTTNIQEMARQFIVGENTKEAIKNMERLRKDGFAFVVDVLGEATLSEKEADIYMNTYLELLDSLKKEYKDWKPLPGKGGNPNLDWGHAPKVNVAVKPTALFCLANPQDFEGSVVAILDRVRKIAKKVMELEGFLCIDMESYRHKDIIIEVYKRLKLEFPTYDQFGIVLQAYLVDTDKDLPALLSWARQNKVNISIRLVKGAYWDMETVKAKQNDWAIPVWTIKAESDAAYERQARMILESSDICHFACASHNIRTISAVMEMAKELNVPDERYEFQVLYGMAEPVRRGILKVAGRIRLYCPYGDMVPGMGYLVRRLLENTANESFLRQSFAEDAQIERLLEDPEVTAQRERAARAANKKAEAKGPGGLKPFYNEAMVDFTRADHRAAFPKEIAEVRKQLGKTYPLFINGKEVKTADTIPSVNPNKPSETIGVICQAGTAEVGDAIAAAKKAFPAWRDTDPKDRAQYLIKAAAVARRRIFELSAWQVLEVGKQWDQAYADVCEAIDFLEYYAREMITLGTPKRVGNAPGELNHYFYEPKGVAAVIAPWNFPLAISLGMTSAAIVAGNCVVFKPSGLTSVIGYHIVELFREAGLPEGVFNYTPGRGSVMGDYLVDSPDVSLIAFTGSMEVGLRIIERAAKVHPGQENVKKIVCEMGGKNAIIIDDDADLDEAVPHVLYSAFGFQGQKCSACSRVIVLDAVYDKFVERLVSMAQATLVGPSEDPANYMGAVADDKAMKTIKEYAEIGKKEGHVLYESKVPSDGGYYVPMTIIGGIKPEHRIAQEEIFGPVLAVMRAKDFDQAIAWANSTKFALTGGVFSRSPEHLAQARREFRVGNLYLNRNNTGALVGRQPFGGSKMSGVGTKAGGHDYLLHFMDPRVVTENTMRRGFAPVEEDDDWVA; encoded by the coding sequence ATGAACAACACCGAACTGAACAACAAAGTCATTGCACGGGGCAAGGAGTTCTTCTCCACCATCTCCGGCGAAAAGCCGTCCCTCTTCAACAAGGGTGCCTGGATGGGCAAGGTGATGGACTGGTCCATGCAGAACGAAACCTTCAAGATCCAGATGTTCCGCTTTGTCGACGTCTTCCCGTCTCTCACCACCGGCAAGCTCCTTACCGATCACATCCGTGAGTACTTCGGCGAGGAGAAGGACATGCCGCCGGTCCTCTCCACCGGCGCCAAGGTCGCAGGCATGCTCGGCTCCTTCGGCGGGGCGATGCTCAACAAGTTCCTCACCACCAACATCCAGGAGATGGCGCGCCAGTTCATCGTCGGCGAGAACACCAAAGAAGCCATCAAGAACATGGAGCGCCTGAGAAAGGATGGCTTCGCGTTCGTCGTGGACGTGCTCGGCGAGGCAACCCTTTCTGAGAAGGAAGCCGACATCTACATGAACACCTACCTTGAGCTCCTCGATTCGCTCAAGAAGGAATACAAGGACTGGAAGCCGCTGCCGGGCAAGGGTGGTAACCCGAACCTCGATTGGGGGCATGCCCCGAAGGTCAACGTCGCCGTCAAGCCGACCGCGCTCTTCTGCCTCGCCAACCCGCAGGACTTCGAAGGCTCGGTGGTCGCCATCCTCGACCGCGTCAGAAAGATCGCCAAGAAGGTCATGGAACTGGAAGGCTTCCTCTGCATCGACATGGAGTCCTACCGTCACAAAGACATCATCATCGAGGTGTACAAGCGGCTGAAGCTCGAGTTCCCGACCTACGACCAGTTCGGTATCGTGCTCCAGGCCTACCTGGTCGACACGGACAAGGACCTCCCGGCGCTCCTTAGCTGGGCGCGCCAGAACAAGGTGAACATCTCGATCCGCCTCGTTAAGGGCGCCTACTGGGATATGGAAACCGTCAAGGCCAAGCAGAACGACTGGGCGATTCCGGTCTGGACCATCAAGGCCGAGTCGGACGCCGCTTACGAGCGCCAGGCAAGGATGATCCTGGAGAGCTCCGACATCTGCCACTTCGCCTGCGCTTCCCACAACATCAGGACCATTTCGGCCGTGATGGAAATGGCCAAAGAGCTGAACGTTCCCGACGAGCGCTACGAGTTCCAGGTGCTTTACGGTATGGCCGAACCGGTCAGAAGGGGCATCCTGAAGGTTGCCGGCCGCATCCGTCTTTACTGCCCGTACGGCGACATGGTGCCGGGGATGGGCTACCTGGTGCGCCGTCTGCTGGAGAATACCGCGAACGAGTCCTTCCTGCGTCAGAGCTTCGCCGAGGACGCGCAGATCGAGCGCCTGCTCGAAGATCCGGAGGTCACGGCGCAACGCGAGCGTGCGGCACGCGCCGCCAACAAGAAGGCGGAAGCGAAGGGCCCTGGCGGCCTGAAGCCGTTCTACAACGAGGCGATGGTCGACTTCACCCGTGCCGACCACCGCGCCGCGTTCCCGAAGGAAATTGCCGAGGTAAGAAAGCAGCTCGGCAAGACCTACCCGCTCTTCATCAACGGCAAGGAAGTGAAGACCGCCGACACCATCCCGTCGGTGAACCCGAACAAGCCGTCGGAAACCATCGGCGTGATCTGCCAGGCGGGGACCGCGGAAGTGGGCGACGCCATCGCTGCCGCCAAGAAGGCCTTCCCGGCGTGGCGCGACACCGACCCGAAGGATCGTGCCCAGTACCTGATCAAGGCCGCCGCCGTGGCGCGCCGCCGCATCTTCGAGCTCTCCGCATGGCAGGTGCTCGAAGTCGGCAAGCAGTGGGACCAGGCTTACGCCGACGTCTGCGAGGCGATCGACTTCCTCGAATACTACGCCCGCGAGATGATCACCCTCGGCACGCCGAAGCGCGTCGGCAACGCACCGGGCGAGCTGAACCACTACTTCTACGAACCGAAAGGCGTCGCCGCGGTGATCGCGCCGTGGAACTTCCCGCTCGCCATCAGCCTCGGCATGACCTCCGCCGCCATCGTGGCCGGTAACTGCGTCGTGTTCAAGCCCTCCGGCCTCACCTCGGTGATCGGCTACCACATCGTGGAACTGTTCCGCGAGGCAGGGCTCCCCGAAGGGGTCTTCAACTACACGCCGGGCCGCGGCTCCGTCATGGGCGACTACCTTGTCGACAGCCCGGACGTCTCCCTCATCGCCTTCACCGGCTCCATGGAGGTAGGCCTGAGGATCATCGAGCGCGCCGCCAAGGTCCACCCGGGACAGGAGAACGTCAAGAAGATCGTCTGCGAGATGGGTGGCAAGAACGCCATCATCATCGACGACGACGCCGACCTCGACGAGGCGGTACCGCATGTCCTCTACTCGGCCTTCGGCTTCCAGGGGCAGAAGTGCTCGGCTTGCTCCCGCGTAATCGTGCTCGACGCGGTCTATGACAAGTTCGTCGAGCGTCTGGTCTCCATGGCGCAGGCGACCCTGGTCGGTCCCTCCGAGGACCCGGCCAACTACATGGGCGCCGTTGCCGACGACAAGGCGATGAAGACCATCAAGGAGTACGCCGAGATCGGCAAGAAGGAAGGGCACGTGCTCTACGAGAGCAAGGTCCCGAGCGACGGCGGCTACTACGTCCCGATGACCATCATCGGCGGCATCAAGCCCGAGCACAGGATCGCCCAGGAGGAGATCTTCGGACCGGTTCTCGCCGTCATGCGCGCGAAGGACTTCGACCAGGCGATCGCTTGGGCAAACTCCACCAAGTTCGCCTTGACCGGCGGCGTCTTCTCCAGAAGCCCGGAGCACCTGGCACAGGCGCGCCGCGAATTCAGGGTCGGCAACCTGTACCTGAACCGCAACAACACCGGCGCCCTGGTCGGCCGTCAGCCTTTCGGCGGCTCCAAGATGTCCGGCGTCGGCACCAAGGCGGGGGGGCACGACTACCTGCTGCACTTCATGGATCCGAGGGTGGTCACCGAGAACACCATGCGCCGCGGGTTCGCACCGGTCGAGGAGGACGACGACTGGGTCGCGTAA
- a CDS encoding class 1 fructose-bisphosphatase, whose amino-acid sequence MPAAPGTSKFQIDLRRHLRGQNISDNLVHLICEIAEASKYVINAVRTGDLGVAGTSNLYGEEQLALDVLSDRIMRKRLIHSGVVCNIASEEMDEIYQAQASADGLYSVAYDPLDGSSLVDVNLAVGTIVGIYAGCDLLQPGRNQVAAMYILYGPRVSLVYTVGDGVHEFTMNNLMEFTLTRENVTMQEEGNIYAPGGLRNKYNDGDEKFIRHLEAKGCKLRYSGGFVPDINQVLMKGKGLFMYPALKGSPNGKLRVLFELNPMAFIIEHAGGAASNGHIPILDIVPESLDQRAPIYIGCKKDVKVATDFLEEGKVASGAATFVNA is encoded by the coding sequence ATGCCAGCTGCACCGGGAACTTCGAAATTCCAGATAGATCTGCGCCGCCACCTGCGCGGGCAGAACATCAGTGACAACCTGGTTCACCTGATTTGTGAGATCGCCGAGGCGAGCAAGTACGTCATCAACGCCGTGCGCACCGGCGACCTCGGCGTCGCAGGTACCTCTAACCTCTACGGCGAAGAGCAACTCGCCCTCGACGTCCTCTCCGACCGCATCATGAGGAAACGTCTGATCCACTCCGGCGTGGTGTGCAACATCGCCTCCGAAGAGATGGACGAGATCTACCAGGCGCAGGCCTCGGCCGACGGGCTCTACTCGGTTGCCTACGATCCCCTCGACGGCTCTTCGCTCGTCGACGTGAACCTTGCCGTCGGCACCATCGTCGGCATCTACGCCGGCTGCGACCTGCTGCAGCCCGGCCGCAACCAGGTTGCCGCGATGTACATCCTGTACGGACCGCGCGTCTCTCTGGTCTACACCGTGGGGGACGGGGTGCACGAGTTCACCATGAACAACCTGATGGAGTTCACGCTCACCCGCGAGAACGTCACCATGCAGGAAGAGGGGAACATCTACGCACCGGGCGGCCTCAGGAACAAGTACAACGACGGCGACGAGAAGTTCATCCGTCACCTTGAGGCGAAAGGGTGCAAGCTGCGCTACTCCGGCGGCTTCGTTCCCGATATCAACCAGGTGCTGATGAAAGGGAAGGGGCTCTTCATGTACCCCGCCCTCAAGGGCTCGCCCAACGGCAAACTGCGCGTGCTGTTCGAACTGAACCCGATGGCCTTCATCATCGAGCACGCCGGCGGCGCCGCCAGCAACGGCCATATCCCGATCCTCGACATCGTCCCCGAGTCCCTGGATCAGAGGGCGCCGATCTACATCGGCTGCAAGAAGGACGTCAAGGTCGCCACCGACTTCCTCGAAGAGGGGAAAGTGGCGTCCGGCGCCGCTACATTTGTCAACGCCTAG